CGAGCTTTTACTCGCAGGCGCTACAATATCCCCTTCAATACCCGATGGTTGTACTATTGCGATCATGCCGGTAATTCCTGGATTAATGTTTGCAATTGATTCATCGGGATCTGTTGTACGATCCCTTTTCCGATCTTTTCCAACAACACATAATTCATGCTCGTTCTTTCCTTCTTCTTATCTTTCTTCAACACTTCGAATGCTGCATTGTGATCATATTCGGCATAAGTAGGCAGGCCATACTGGCTCAATACTTTCACTACTCTTTCCGTTTCTTTGAAACCCGCCAGGGCAGCCGATAAATGACAGGCAGCCGTCATTCCGATGGAAATAGCCTGGCCATGTGACAGTTCATACATATTCTCGATTGCATGCCCAAGTGTATGTCCAAAGTTCAGCAGGCGGCGGTCGCCCTGTTCAAACTCATCCTTTTCCACCACTTTCGATTTGAGCATGGCATTGCGGAGAATGAGTTTGCCCAATGCAGATTTATCTTTTTTGTAGAAGTTCAGTTTTTTGCTTTCCAGCTCTTTGAACATGGCAAGATCCCTGATACAACTGTGTTTGATGATCTCGGCAAAGCCGTTGATCCATTCAGCGTCCGGTAAGGTTTTCAGCAGGCTGTAATCGTAAAGCAGGAAATCCGGTTGACGGATAGTCCCTACAAGATTCTTGTAGATTCCAACATCTACGCCGTTCTTGCCGCCGATACTGGCATCCACCATCGCGAGTATGGTGGAAGGGACGAAGCCGCAACGGATCCCACGCATATAGATAGCCGCTACATAACCGGTGATATCTGTTACAACACCACCGCCAACGCCAACCAGAGTTGTCTTGCGGTCGGCACCGGATTCGATGAGTTGTTCTATCACACTGTCTACCGTTGCCTGCACTTTGAATGCTTCACCGGGTTTGAGTACGATGCAGTTCCAGCCTTTGAACTTTTTTGCCTGGGCCTGAAATATATTCTCATCGGTGATGATCACTGTATGCTCCTTCCCTGCCAGTTTTTCCAGCATGGTGAAGTCAGCATCGAAGTAGTAATCAACCTTCTTTGATGAGAACTGACATGATTTTTTTTGCATGCTATAGTTGTACTTTATCGAAAACTTCCAGTTCGCTTTCGAGCGATTTGGTCTTATGGTATTCTTCCTGCTTGCCGATGAAATCCGCTACCTGCTTCACTCCTGAAGGACTTACCGTGTAGGCGGCAAAGTTCTCCTCCCATTCAAACGGTTCTGTCAGCAGATTGGAATTGTTGATCCAGCCGGACGCTTCCGTTTTGAGGGCTTTCATTACCTGCAGGAGATTCTGCGCAGGATGCAATTGTATCAGCAAATGCAGATGGTCTTCCACGCCGTTCACTGCCGTTACTTTGGTTCCCTTTGCAGACGCGTCTTGCTGCAGGTGCGCAAACAATACGGTACGGATGGGTTTCTTCAGTAATGGCCTGCGTTCATGAACGGTTACGATCACATGAACAAAGAGCCAGATCTTATGGTTTTGATTCGCCACTTAATCGTTCATGATCTTGTTCTGGTGGTTGATACTTTCCATGTGCACAGCGTCGAAATACTTTGTGATGAATTCTTTGCTCAGGCCGAGCTTATCACCCTGTTTGAAGGCGCGCTCCAGGATCTCGTTCCAGCGGTTGGTTTGCAGGATGGTGATCTCGTTGTTCTTTTTGTACAAGCCGATCTGTTCTGCCACTTTCATACGCTGTCCGAGGATCTGCATCAGTTCATCATCCAGGTGGTTGATCTGCTGGCGGAGCTTTTCGAGGGCTGCATGGAATTCTTCGGAGGCGGAATCTTCTTTTCTCCAAACGATCTCGTCGAGCATTTCAGCGAGGCGCTCGGGCGTTACCTGTTGTTTGGCATCGCTCCAGGCTTTGTCGGGGTCGATATGAGATTCGATGATGAATCCGTCGTAGTCGAGGTTCACAGCTTTCTGCATTACGTCCAGGAGGATATCTCTTCTTCCACAGATATGCGAAGGGTCATTGATGAAGGGAAGCTCGGGATTGCGGCGTTTCATTTCGATGGCGAGGTGCCACATGGGGGCATTGCGGTATTCGGAGTTACCGTATGCGCTGAATCCGCGGTGGATCAGACCGATCTGGTCGATCCCTGCCTTAGCTACGCGTTCAACAGCGCCGGTCCACAATTCGAGGTCGGGGTTGATGGGATTCTTGATCAGTACAGGCAGTTTCACACCTTTGAGTGCATCAGCCACTTCCTGTACGCTGAAGGGGTTAACAGTGGTGCGGGCGCCGATCCAGAGCACGTCTACATCAAAGTGAAGCGCATCTTCCACCTGTTTGGCGGTGGCCACTTCCACGGTGATGGGGAGACCGGTAAGTTTCTTTGCCTGTTGCATCCAGGGAAGTCCCTTGGTGCCGATGCCTTCGAAGGAACCGGGACGTGTACGGGGTTTCCAGATACCGGCGCGGAGCATGTTCACTTTTCCGGTTTTTGCGAGACGCTGCGCTGTTTCCAGCACCTGCTCTTCGGTTTCTGCGCTACAGGGGCCTGAAATGATCAGGGGACGTTTCTTCCAGGTTGCCTGCACTGTTTCCTTCATGGTTGTTTCACTAACTGTCATACAATGAATTTGAAAATTTGAATATGTCTGTGTCTTGATTTCTTGTTTTCCAGCCGGCAGACGTATTCAAATTTTCAAATCCTGTTTTGAATTATCGTCTGCTGTCTGCGTCGTTCATTCTGATCCTTCTACCCTTGTAGTTCTTGCCATCGATGGCGCGGATCATTTGTTGTGCTGCACGTTTATCGATCTCGATCCAGCTGTTCATTTCTTTCATATCGATCCTGCCGAGCACATCTTTTCTGAGATCGCTCATATCCAGGATGAACTGGAGGAAACTGGCCTTATAGAAGCCGTCCTTGGTGCCGAGGTTCACAAAAAGGCGGGCATAATCTCCACCACCGCCGAACTCACGGCCACGTGTATCCCGGCGGGCATTCCTGTCGCCATTGCGCTCGAAACGTCCGCGGTCCTGTCCACGGTCCAAGGTTCTTTCCCTGCGTGCATCCGGACGAACATTGAGGTCTTCTGCGTTCTCATAGTATTTGAGGAAGCGGTCGAACTCCATGGCTGCCACGCGCTTCAGCACTTCTTCCTTGGTCATGTCTGCGAACTTCTCTTCCAGCATGGGAACATAGGTTTCATAGTCGCCATGGCTGATATCGGTCTGCAGCAGTTTGTCCATGAAATGGTAGAACTGCTTGCGGCAAACATCCTTTCCGCTGGGGATCTCCAGCTTGTGGAATGGCGCCTGAACGATGGATTGGATCTGGCGCATCTTGCCGGTTTCACGTACATGCACAATCGACATACAGATACCGGTATTACCAGCGCGTCCTGTACGGCCACTGCGGTGCGTATACACTTCCACATCATCCGGTAACTCGTAATTGATCACATGCGTGATATCTTTTACGTCGATACCCCTTGCGGCCACATCCGTTGCAATTAAGAGCTGTAAGGTCTTTTCACGGAATTCGCCCATTACCTTATCGCGTTGCTGCTGTGTCAGATCTCCATGCAGTGCATCGATATCGTAGCCTTCGCGGGTAAGTTTTTCGGCAATCTCCTGTGCGTCTGCCTTGGTACGGGTAAAGATGATCCCATAGATACCCGGGTTGAAATCGATCAGTCTTTTCAGCGCCTGGTACCTGTGCTGTGCAGAGGTAACATAGTACTGGTGATCGATATTCTTGTTGGCGGTGTTCACCTTTCCTACCGTGATCTCGAATGGTTCCTTCATGTAGCGTTTGCTAACACGTTTGATCTCCGGTGGCATGGTAGCGCTGAAGAGCCAGGTGGCCTCACGGTTAGGGGTATTCTGAAGGATGAATTCGATATCATCCTTGAAACCCATGTTCAGCATTTCATCAGCCTCATCCAGCACCACATATTTGATCTCTTCGAGATTGATCGCTTTGCGTTCGATCAGGTCAATCAGGCGGCCGGGTGTTGCCACCACTATCTGCACGCCTCTTTTCAGTTCCCTGATCTGTTGCCCGATGGATGCTCCGCCGTACACTGCGGCCACATACATCTGGGGCAGGAATTTCTTGAAACCTTCCAGTTCGGTAACGATCTGGAGGCACAATTCTCTTGTAGGGCAAACTACCAGCGCCTGGGGGTGTCTCTGTTTCTCTTCTACAAGGTGCAGTAAAGGCAATCCGAATGCGGCTGTTTTCCCCGTACCGGTCTGTGCCAGCCCCACCAGGTCTTTGGTGCCGCTGAGCAACACAGGAATCGCTTGTTCCTGAATAGGTGTCGGGTTTTTATAGCCAAGTGCATCGGTAGCCTGTACCAACCTGGCGTCTAAACCCAACGCGTCGAAAGTCGTCATAAAGTAAAAAATTTGCGCAAAGGTACTGCTTACGGCGGCGATGGCCTAAATTATCCTTCCAAAGAGCTGAAAAGCAATGCTAGCGCAGCAAAAAGAACGCAGCAATGCCCAGGCATAAGAGCCCTGCTGCGAGATTCACCCACAGCTTATAGTTTTTCCCCAGAGCCAGCTCCATCCTTTCGGACTTTGCGCTACCCCAGAATAACCATTTTGATCTTGAAATGGCCAGATACAGGCAGATGATGCCGAACCCGGCAAAGAACAGGGTATCGAAATTCCAGTTCATTTGATGATCCTCCTGATTTTATTGGCCTGCTCTATCAGTTCCTGCAGGTACTCGAAGTTCTCCTTTTCCAGGCAGGATTTGAATTTCCGGAGCTGACTGATATGCTCGTTCAATACATCCAGCACATGCTCTTTGTTCTGCATGAAGATCGGCACCCACATAGCAGGGTTACTCTTGGCCAGCCTCACAGTGCTTTCGAAACCACCGCCTGCCAGTTCGAAGATGGCATCTTCCTCCTTCTCTTTTTCCAGCACCGTATTGGCCAGGGCAAAAGAAGTGATATGGGAGATATGGCTCACATAGGCTGCGTGCATATCATGACTGTCTGCATCCATATAGCTCAGGCGCATACCCAGCTGACGGTACACGTTCTCGATGATATCCACGATCACGGGATCGCTTTTTTCTTTCTCACAGATCACGCAGGTCCTGCCGGTGAACGCGTCCTGTACCGCTGCTTCCGGACCGCTGTACTCGGTACCCCACATCGGGTGAGTGGCTACAAAACGATGACGCATCGGATGATCTTTCAGTGATGCACAGAGTACAGATTTTGTAGAGCCCGCATCCACCACTATTTGTTTATCGGTCACCAGGTCCATGATCTGTTTCATCACAGGGATGGTAGTATCTACCGGGATGGCAACGTAGATGAGATCGCTGTTGCGGACTGCGTCTTCGAGGCTCATGGCTTCATCGATCAATCCGAGCCCGAGCGCTTTATCGGCGCTGGATTTGGTGCGGCTGACGCCGATCACTTTTTTGGTGAGGCCGAGATTCTTCAACGCCAGGCTGAAGGATCCGCCGATCAGGCCCACACCTACTATGGTAACTGCATTGAACATGCTATGCTGTAACTTTTGCTGTTGTTAAGAAATGCTGCACGCGATCGATGCTCTGTTGCAGTTTTTCTTCACTGCTGCAGAGGCTCACGCGCACATATGGATTGCCGGCATTGCCGAAGATGCCGCCGGGCGTGATGAATACATTGGCATTGTACAATACTTCATCACTCAAAGCAAATCCATCTTTATATCCTGCCGGGATCTTCGCCCAAACGAACATGCCTGCCTGGCTTTCATCGTACACGCAATTCAGCAGCGTGAGTAACTCAAACACTTTTGTTCTGCGCGCGCGATAAATGCTGTTCACCTGATCGTACCATTCTTTCGGAAGACCTAGCGCAGTAGCTGCCGCCAGTTGCAAAGGCAGGAACATGCCGCTGTCCATATTGCTTTTGAAGCGCAGCACTTCATCGATGCGCTCTTTGGCGCCGCAGAGTGTGCCTACTCTCCAGCCTGCCATGTTCTGACTTTTGCTCAGGCTGTTCAGTTCCACCACGCAATCCTTCGCGCCTTCCACACTGAGCAAACTGGTTGGTTCATCATTCAAAATGAAGCTGTATGGATTATCATGACAGATCAAAATATTATGTTGTTTGCCGAAAGCCACCAGTTGTTTGAAAAGAGATGCTTCAGGCAATTTGCCGGTTGGCATCTGCGGATAGTTCACCCACATCAGTTTCACTGTGCCCTTACTCTGTTGGTTAAGCGCAGTTACTTCCTTTCCGAGTTGCTCCAGGTCAGGGAACCAGTTATTTTCCTCTGTAAGCTCGTAGGGAACAGTAGTTCCGCCTGCGAGCTTCACAGCGCTGCTGTAGGTAGGATAACCGGGATTGGGAATGAGGGCCATATCGCCTGCATCCAGGTAGGTCATGCAGATATGCATAATGCCTTCCTTGCTGCCGATCAGCGGCAGGATCTCGGTATCAGGGTTCAGTTCTACTTTGTACCATGTTGCATACCAGTCTGCCACTGCCTTGCGCAGCACGGGAGATCCCTTGTAAGATTGATAGGCATGCACGTTAGGCTTGGCGCTTTCCTCCTGCAGGGTCTTGATCACATCAGGATGCGGCGGCAGATCAGGAGAACCGATGCCAAGATTGATGATCTGTTTGCCCTGCTGATTGAGGCCGTCTATTTCCCTGAGCTTTTGTGAGAAATAGTATTCACCAATTCCTTCTAATCTTTTGGAGGTAGTTATCATACGATCGCTTTGCCTTTTTTGTAAACACCGTAAACTTTGAGTTCGGTGGTGATGGGTTTGATCTGGCTGATCACGGTTTCGAACTGGTCAAGGGTATCGAATTCCATGTCAGCATGAAAGCTGTACTGCCAGTCGCTTCCCGGAATAGGGAAACTTTGCAGTTTGCTGAGGTTGATGCCTCCGTCTGCGATGCGGGTGAGCACGCGTGCGAGGCTTCCCCTGCTGTGGTCTGTATTGAAATTCACAGATGCTTTATTGGCGTCTGCTACAGTTTCGGCTATATCTTCCCGTTGGATCACCAGGAAGCGCGTGTAATTGCTTTTCATGGTGTGGATATTGGGAGTAATCACATCCAGTTCGAAGAGGTCGGCCGCCAGTTTGCTGGCGATGGCCGCAATATGTTTGCTTTTGTGCTGGTGTAGTTTTTTTGCACTGAGTGCAGTGTCTTCTGTTTCCACCAGCTTCCAGTCGTATTTGTCCAGGTATTCCAGGCATTGCTGAATGGCCATATGGTGACTGTGAACTTCGCGTATATCTTCCAGTTGTACGCCGGGGTTCACTAAAAGATGTTGTTTGATGGGGAGGTAAACTTCTCCTACGATGCGGAGACTGCTTTTCTGCAATAAGCTGTAGTTGGGGAGGATGCTGCCGGCAATGGAATTTTCGATGGCCATTACGCCGCCATCCGATTCCTTTTTATTGCCCGCGATCTTCACCACTTCGCGGAATGTGGCGCAGGGTATCACTTCAACATCCTTTCCGAAGTATTGCTGGGCGGCTACCTGGTGAAAACTGCCTTCGTATCCTTGTATCGAGACTTTTGTTGACATAATGGACTGATCTGAAACGATTAGTAAAAACAAAAGTCCCGGCGTTTGGCCGGGACTTCTTATGTTGATTTTTTTATCTCCTAATTTGTTTTCAACAAAAGCATTCCCGGCCTCGTACTAAAATAGTAAAAGCTAAAATAAAAGAAACCGTATGCCTTGTTGATGTTCATTGAATCAAAAGTAATCACAAAACGTGAAATGCAAAATAAATTTTTGGAGAATTGCAGAAAATTATAGTGAACAAATGTTCGTTGAATCCGCGCAAATGCTTACTCAAGGCGCTTCTGCATCTGTTCATCAATTTTTTTGAAAAGATGGAATGGCTTGTAGGTTCGCCAGTTATCCAGTTCCATCAGTTCGAAGTAGCGGTGTAGTTTAGCCCTTTTGAAATCGTACTGTGTTTGTTCTGGCATATTAAGGATCACTACCCAGCCGT
This portion of the Pseudobacter ginsenosidimutans genome encodes:
- a CDS encoding DEAD/DEAH box helicase gives rise to the protein MTTFDALGLDARLVQATDALGYKNPTPIQEQAIPVLLSGTKDLVGLAQTGTGKTAAFGLPLLHLVEEKQRHPQALVVCPTRELCLQIVTELEGFKKFLPQMYVAAVYGGASIGQQIRELKRGVQIVVATPGRLIDLIERKAINLEEIKYVVLDEADEMLNMGFKDDIEFILQNTPNREATWLFSATMPPEIKRVSKRYMKEPFEITVGKVNTANKNIDHQYYVTSAQHRYQALKRLIDFNPGIYGIIFTRTKADAQEIAEKLTREGYDIDALHGDLTQQQRDKVMGEFREKTLQLLIATDVAARGIDVKDITHVINYELPDDVEVYTHRSGRTGRAGNTGICMSIVHVRETGKMRQIQSIVQAPFHKLEIPSGKDVCRKQFYHFMDKLLQTDISHGDYETYVPMLEEKFADMTKEEVLKRVAAMEFDRFLKYYENAEDLNVRPDARRERTLDRGQDRGRFERNGDRNARRDTRGREFGGGGDYARLFVNLGTKDGFYKASFLQFILDMSDLRKDVLGRIDMKEMNSWIEIDKRAAQQMIRAIDGKNYKGRRIRMNDADSRR
- a CDS encoding transposase, whose protein sequence is MANQNHKIWLFVHVIVTVHERRPLLKKPIRTVLFAHLQQDASAKGTKVTAVNGVEDHLHLLIQLHPAQNLLQVMKALKTEASGWINNSNLLTEPFEWEENFAAYTVSPSGVKQVADFIGKQEEYHKTKSLESELEVFDKVQL
- the aroB gene encoding 3-dehydroquinate synthase, which translates into the protein MQKKSCQFSSKKVDYYFDADFTMLEKLAGKEHTVIITDENIFQAQAKKFKGWNCIVLKPGEAFKVQATVDSVIEQLIESGADRKTTLVGVGGGVVTDITGYVAAIYMRGIRCGFVPSTILAMVDASIGGKNGVDVGIYKNLVGTIRQPDFLLYDYSLLKTLPDAEWINGFAEIIKHSCIRDLAMFKELESKKLNFYKKDKSALGKLILRNAMLKSKVVEKDEFEQGDRRLLNFGHTLGHAIENMYELSHGQAISIGMTAACHLSAALAGFKETERVVKVLSQYGLPTYAEYDHNAAFEVLKKDKKKERTSMNYVLLEKIGKGIVQQIPMNQLQTLIQELPA
- a CDS encoding chorismate mutase, with translation MTVSETTMKETVQATWKKRPLIISGPCSAETEEQVLETAQRLAKTGKVNMLRAGIWKPRTRPGSFEGIGTKGLPWMQQAKKLTGLPITVEVATAKQVEDALHFDVDVLWIGARTTVNPFSVQEVADALKGVKLPVLIKNPINPDLELWTGAVERVAKAGIDQIGLIHRGFSAYGNSEYRNAPMWHLAIEMKRRNPELPFINDPSHICGRRDILLDVMQKAVNLDYDGFIIESHIDPDKAWSDAKQQVTPERLAEMLDEIVWRKEDSASEEFHAALEKLRQQINHLDDELMQILGQRMKVAEQIGLYKKNNEITILQTNRWNEILERAFKQGDKLGLSKEFITKYFDAVHMESINHQNKIMND
- a CDS encoding prephenate dehydratase, giving the protein MSTKVSIQGYEGSFHQVAAQQYFGKDVEVIPCATFREVVKIAGNKKESDGGVMAIENSIAGSILPNYSLLQKSSLRIVGEVYLPIKQHLLVNPGVQLEDIREVHSHHMAIQQCLEYLDKYDWKLVETEDTALSAKKLHQHKSKHIAAIASKLAADLFELDVITPNIHTMKSNYTRFLVIQREDIAETVADANKASVNFNTDHSRGSLARVLTRIADGGINLSKLQSFPIPGSDWQYSFHADMEFDTLDQFETVISQIKPITTELKVYGVYKKGKAIV
- a CDS encoding pyridoxal phosphate-dependent aminotransferase; translation: MITTSKRLEGIGEYYFSQKLREIDGLNQQGKQIINLGIGSPDLPPHPDVIKTLQEESAKPNVHAYQSYKGSPVLRKAVADWYATWYKVELNPDTEILPLIGSKEGIMHICMTYLDAGDMALIPNPGYPTYSSAVKLAGGTTVPYELTEENNWFPDLEQLGKEVTALNQQSKGTVKLMWVNYPQMPTGKLPEASLFKQLVAFGKQHNILICHDNPYSFILNDEPTSLLSVEGAKDCVVELNSLSKSQNMAGWRVGTLCGAKERIDEVLRFKSNMDSGMFLPLQLAAATALGLPKEWYDQVNSIYRARRTKVFELLTLLNCVYDESQAGMFVWAKIPAGYKDGFALSDEVLYNANVFITPGGIFGNAGNPYVRVSLCSSEEKLQQSIDRVQHFLTTAKVTA
- a CDS encoding prephenate dehydrogenase, with protein sequence MFNAVTIVGVGLIGGSFSLALKNLGLTKKVIGVSRTKSSADKALGLGLIDEAMSLEDAVRNSDLIYVAIPVDTTIPVMKQIMDLVTDKQIVVDAGSTKSVLCASLKDHPMRHRFVATHPMWGTEYSGPEAAVQDAFTGRTCVICEKEKSDPVIVDIIENVYRQLGMRLSYMDADSHDMHAAYVSHISHITSFALANTVLEKEKEEDAIFELAGGGFESTVRLAKSNPAMWVPIFMQNKEHVLDVLNEHISQLRKFKSCLEKENFEYLQELIEQANKIRRIIK